A stretch of the Aegilops tauschii subsp. strangulata cultivar AL8/78 chromosome 4, Aet v6.0, whole genome shotgun sequence genome encodes the following:
- the LOC120962560 gene encoding uncharacterized protein, whose product MAAYADNVPALLGKDQWNIVDPGFKLHAPVITRPPGRPRNQRIRAGEEGRLPKKRACKKCGVLGHIARLCTNAVDASFGEEERWTAANAEENAAAMETEDAVENAAANEAVENAAANEASCSREKRPRDEEAEDFETMAFDGFEAIREEEEGVIFSTVPLKIIEPIDDRQMVVKCSASGTTPSTPPRGKPQVKPKIKRNKSLKEKSISTRETRSKTVKPAANTRSKSKI is encoded by the exons ATGGCTGCTTATGCTGACAATGTGCCTGCACTATTGGGGAAAGATCAATGGAACATAGTAGATCCAGGGTTCAAACTCCACGCTCCTGTCATTACTAGACCACCAGGAAGACCAAGGAACCAGAGGATTAGAGCAGGTGAGGAGGGTCGTCTACCAAAGAAGCGTGCTTGCAAAAAATGTGGAGTTCTGGGGCATATTGCTAGGCTTTGTACCAATGCAGTGGATGCATCATTTGGAGAGGAGGAAAGATGGACAGCAGCCAATGCtgaggagaatgcagcagcaatggagactgaagatgcagtggagaatgcagcagcaaatgaagcagtggagaatgcagcagcaaatGAAGCATCTTG CTCTAGGGAGAAAAGGCCAAGAGATGAAGAAGCAGAAGATTTTGAAACCATGGCCTTTGATGGTTTTGAAGCTAtaagagaggaagaggagggggtaATTTTTTCAACTGTGCCTTTAAAGATTATTGAACCCATAGATGACCGTCAAATGGTCGTCAAGTGCTCGGCGAGTGGAACTACTCCATCAACACCTCCACGGGGAAAACCCCAAGTAAAGCCCAAGATCAAAAGGAACAAGAGTTTGAAAGAAAAGAGCATCTCAACTAGGGAAACCAGGAGCAAGACGGTGAAGCCAGCTGCAAACACAAGGAGCAAGTCAAAAATTTGA